From Streptomyces fungicidicus, one genomic window encodes:
- the rpmG gene encoding 50S ribosomal protein L33 yields the protein MAATDVRPKITLACVECKERNYITKKNRRNNPDRLEMKKHCPRCNAHTAHRETR from the coding sequence GTGGCTGCCACCGACGTCCGCCCGAAGATCACGCTGGCCTGCGTGGAGTGCAAGGAGCGGAACTACATCACCAAGAAGAACCGGCGTAACAACCCGGACCGTCTTGAGATGAAGAAGCACTGCCCGCGTTGCAATGCGCACACCGCGCATCGCGAGACGCGATAA
- a CDS encoding MaoC family dehydratase N-terminal domain-containing protein translates to MALDQSFVGRTYPPTEPYEVGREKIREFAEAVRDANPAYTDAEAAKALGHPDVIAPPTFVFSITFKAAGQVVADPQLGLDYSRVVHGDQKFAYNRPVRAGDRLTVTSTIEKIRSMAGNEVLDIRGEVHDQDGEHVVTAWTKLVARPAEEA, encoded by the coding sequence ATGGCGCTCGACCAGTCCTTCGTGGGGCGGACCTACCCGCCCACCGAGCCCTACGAAGTGGGCCGGGAGAAGATCCGCGAGTTCGCCGAGGCCGTGCGGGACGCCAACCCGGCGTACACGGACGCCGAGGCCGCCAAGGCGCTCGGCCATCCCGATGTGATCGCCCCGCCGACCTTCGTGTTCTCGATCACCTTCAAGGCCGCCGGCCAGGTCGTCGCCGACCCGCAGCTGGGCCTCGACTACAGCCGGGTGGTGCACGGCGACCAGAAGTTCGCCTACAACCGTCCGGTGCGCGCCGGTGACCGGCTCACCGTCACCTCGACCATCGAGAAGATCAGGTCGATGGCGGGCAACGAGGTGCTGGACATCCGCGGTGAGGTGCACGACCAGGACGGCGAACACGTCGTGACCGCCTGGACCAAGCTGGTGGCCCGCCCGGCCGAGGAGGCGTGA
- a CDS encoding MaoC family dehydratase, which produces MTAKISYADVEVGTELPARTFPVTRATLVQYAGASGDFNPIHWNERFAKEVGLPDVIAHGMFTMAEAIRVVTDWVGDPGAVVEYGVRFTRPVVVPDDEQGATIEVSGKVAAKLDDHTVRVDLTATSAGQKVLGVSRAVVRLG; this is translated from the coding sequence ATGACGGCGAAGATCTCCTACGCCGACGTCGAGGTGGGCACCGAGCTGCCGGCCCGGACGTTCCCCGTGACCCGGGCCACCCTCGTCCAGTACGCGGGCGCCTCCGGCGACTTCAACCCCATCCACTGGAACGAGAGGTTCGCCAAGGAGGTCGGCCTTCCCGACGTCATCGCGCACGGCATGTTCACCATGGCCGAGGCGATCCGCGTGGTGACGGACTGGGTGGGCGACCCCGGCGCGGTCGTCGAGTACGGCGTCCGCTTCACCCGGCCGGTCGTCGTCCCCGACGACGAACAGGGCGCCACCATCGAGGTCAGCGGCAAGGTCGCCGCCAAGCTCGACGACCACACGGTCCGTGTCGACCTCACGGCGACCAGCGCCGGCCAGAAGGTCCTCG